The following are encoded together in the Macrobrachium rosenbergii isolate ZJJX-2024 chromosome 21, ASM4041242v1, whole genome shotgun sequence genome:
- the mRpS18A gene encoding large ribosomal subunit protein mL66: MEMFHGAKPLGHQQNTWSNQFLNTHIPAVQGLSVVKNFSLSSQKNIKKINVEESDKVTTISAEFVESPLAPRLMKTGEEKNHVCPLCALKLDVKHTDVLILSQFVRPDGCMLPRRITGLCSKQQLRVKYLVAMSQKAGLMPNLAPSWSKKDPKKRYGSKKFNRYFDESTLD, translated from the exons CAAAATACCTGGTCAAACCAAttcttaaatacacacataccgGCAGTTCAGGGATTATCTGTTGTGAAAAATTTTTCGTTGTcctcacagaaaaatattaagaaga ttaatgTTGAAGAATCAGATAAAGTGACAACAATAAGTGCAGAGTTTGTCGAATCACCATTAGCTCCTCGTCTGATGAAAACAGGAGAAGAAAAGAACCATGTCTGCCCACTTTGTGCATTGAAACTTGACGTAAAGCACACT gatgtGTTGATATTGTCCCAGTTCGTGCGTCCAGATGGCTGTATGTTACCACGACGTATCACTGGACTTTGCTCAAAGCAGCAGTTACGAGTCAAGTATCTTGTTGCAATGTCGCAAAAAGCTG GTCTGATGCCTAATTTAGCACCCAGTTGGAGTAAAAAGGACCCAAAGAAGAGATATGGGTCTAAAAAGTTCAACAGGTATTTTGATGAATCAACGCTGGATTGA